Proteins from a single region of Sphaerochaeta globosa str. Buddy:
- a CDS encoding IS1634 family transposase yields the protein MSSIVFQHHPNGTDYAYMSSSYWDAERKTTRTRMICIGKKDPRTGEIIYNKRWKELQAEQQDKAPGTDMPPAVSSTLSIGPSLLLQAVTDKLGLKRSLLKGFDADTTSQLLALAWFFASCPAQRAYLAEGWMESHRCPHQESPLASPRITELLQSISRDQILSFFKSWLRRSKDTEYLCFDISSVSTYGTYNPYDEYGYNRDGESLPQINIALLMGMESEIPFYYEILPGSLHDVSALPAFTAMLGKLGMTKVSLMMDKGFYSQKNISMLLENGIHFTMPVPKNISRVKGYMDGDRDDLELPQNILVSDERSTVYGITHRTKLDGKRLYYHVFTDTAMRIEHVAKFNAYMVELSRELETGELVESHAEDYSLFFTVKETPVRGRKVIWNHDAIKAYRDRYVGYWSLVTSCEPDARTALLQYRKRDKVEKQFDNLKNMIDGNRLRTKGTVSNESVVFLRFLSLIITEYIRKVLRDTPIDPRLGNTKTWITRYSVPEVFNRLESYTEIVFKNTYKPIHPEKTKAQREIFQIFGLES from the coding sequence GTGTCAAGCATCGTATTCCAGCACCATCCAAACGGTACCGACTATGCATACATGTCTTCTTCCTATTGGGACGCCGAAAGGAAGACTACCAGGACCCGCATGATCTGCATCGGCAAGAAGGATCCCCGTACCGGCGAGATCATCTACAACAAGCGATGGAAGGAGCTCCAGGCAGAGCAGCAAGACAAGGCCCCCGGCACCGACATGCCTCCCGCCGTCTCCTCGACGCTCAGCATCGGTCCTTCCCTCCTGCTTCAGGCGGTGACGGATAAGCTTGGGTTGAAGCGGTCCCTGCTGAAAGGGTTCGACGCGGACACCACTTCCCAGCTGCTGGCTCTTGCATGGTTCTTCGCATCCTGTCCCGCCCAGAGGGCATATCTGGCGGAAGGATGGATGGAATCCCATCGCTGCCCCCACCAGGAAAGCCCTCTGGCAAGCCCGAGGATCACCGAACTGCTGCAGTCGATAAGCCGGGACCAGATCCTGTCCTTCTTCAAGAGCTGGCTGAGACGGTCCAAGGATACGGAGTACCTGTGCTTCGACATCAGCAGCGTCTCCACCTACGGGACGTACAATCCCTACGACGAGTACGGCTACAACAGGGATGGGGAGTCCCTGCCCCAGATCAACATAGCCCTGCTGATGGGGATGGAAAGCGAGATCCCTTTCTACTATGAGATACTGCCCGGCTCCCTTCATGATGTCTCAGCCTTGCCCGCATTCACGGCCATGCTGGGGAAACTGGGCATGACGAAGGTCTCCCTGATGATGGACAAGGGCTTCTACAGCCAGAAGAACATCTCGATGCTCCTGGAGAACGGCATCCATTTCACCATGCCTGTACCGAAGAACATCTCCCGGGTGAAGGGCTATATGGATGGTGACAGGGACGACCTCGAGCTTCCCCAGAACATCCTGGTCTCCGATGAGCGCTCCACCGTGTACGGGATCACCCACAGGACGAAACTTGACGGCAAGAGGCTGTACTACCATGTATTCACCGACACGGCCATGCGCATCGAGCATGTGGCGAAGTTCAATGCCTACATGGTCGAGCTTTCCAGGGAGCTTGAGACGGGGGAGCTTGTAGAGTCGCATGCCGAGGATTATTCACTGTTCTTCACCGTCAAGGAGACGCCGGTGAGGGGAAGGAAAGTCATCTGGAACCATGATGCGATCAAAGCCTATCGTGACCGGTATGTGGGATACTGGTCCCTGGTGACGAGTTGCGAGCCCGATGCCCGTACCGCCCTCTTGCAGTACCGCAAGCGTGACAAGGTCGAGAAGCAGTTCGACAACCTCAAGAACATGATCGACGGCAACCGACTGAGGACCAAGGGGACCGTCTCCAATGAGTCGGTTGTGTTCCTCCGGTTCCTGTCGCTCATCATCACCGAGTACATAAGGAAAGTGCTTCGCGACACACCCATCGACCCCCGGCTGGGGAATACGAAGACTTGGATCACCCGGTATTCCGTACCCGAGGTTTTCAACCGGCTGGAATCGTACACCGAGATAGTGTTCAAGAACACCTACAAGCCGATTCACCCGGAGAAAACGAAGGCTCAGCGTGAGATCTTCCAGATCTTCGGGCTCGAGTCGTGA
- a CDS encoding NADH-dependent [FeFe] hydrogenase, group A6: MSIVHVKINGIPVEVEEGTSVLNAAKKAGVKIPTLCYHEDLKPFGSCGLCIVKQEGSAKIIRACAAPVNEGLSVITHDHELFEARKTILELILSTHPSSCLTCIRNGECELQDLAAEFGIREQPFEVRLNDRAKDTSSASIVLDPEKCIKCGRCVQVCQDLQGVFALEFIGRGDETCMAPAAMLKLEDSPCVRCGQCAAHCPVGAIYEKDEIATFLAAAADPQKQVVVQIAPSIRVGLSESFGLPAGTVTTKKIYAALRRLGAKAVHDTNFGADLTIMEEGTELVTRLTKGGALPQMTSCCPAWVDYVQKYYPDLLDHVSSAKSPMQMVGAIEKTFYAEKMGMDPAKMYTVAIMPCTAKKYESDRDEHMYASGFRDVDLVLTTREFARLIKSQGIDFLSLAEEEADSPLGEYSGAGTIFGATGGVMEAAVRTAYHIVTGNELQNVEVDVVRGLSEIKKGTVDFDGTPVRVAVVHGLSHVKEVMDEIRAAKAEGKQAPYEFIEVMACRGGCIAGGGQPYGATDSLRKERSAGLYTDDKNSAVRRSHENESIQKLYETYLEKPMSHKAHHLLHTTYQEIPVYKA, encoded by the coding sequence TTGAGTATCGTACATGTGAAGATAAATGGCATCCCTGTTGAAGTTGAAGAGGGGACCAGTGTTCTGAATGCAGCCAAGAAAGCCGGGGTCAAAATCCCGACTCTCTGCTACCACGAAGACCTCAAGCCCTTCGGCTCCTGCGGTCTGTGTATCGTGAAGCAGGAAGGCAGCGCAAAGATTATTCGTGCTTGCGCAGCACCGGTCAATGAAGGTCTGAGTGTCATCACCCACGACCATGAGTTGTTCGAAGCCCGCAAGACCATTTTGGAGTTGATTCTGTCCACGCACCCCTCCAGCTGCCTTACCTGTATTCGCAATGGTGAGTGTGAGCTGCAGGACCTTGCTGCTGAGTTTGGCATCCGTGAGCAGCCTTTTGAGGTCCGCCTCAATGACCGCGCAAAGGACACTTCGTCTGCCTCCATCGTTTTGGATCCAGAAAAGTGCATCAAGTGCGGACGCTGCGTACAGGTCTGCCAGGACCTCCAGGGTGTATTTGCCCTTGAGTTCATCGGTCGTGGCGATGAGACCTGCATGGCTCCCGCTGCCATGCTCAAGCTTGAGGACAGCCCCTGCGTACGCTGTGGCCAGTGTGCTGCACACTGCCCGGTTGGCGCCATCTATGAGAAGGATGAGATTGCAACCTTCCTCGCTGCTGCCGCTGATCCCCAGAAGCAGGTCGTCGTCCAAATCGCTCCCTCAATCCGTGTAGGACTGTCCGAATCCTTCGGTCTTCCTGCAGGGACTGTCACAACCAAGAAAATCTATGCTGCACTTCGCAGGCTTGGAGCCAAGGCTGTGCATGACACCAACTTCGGTGCCGACCTCACCATCATGGAAGAAGGAACCGAACTGGTAACCCGTCTGACCAAGGGTGGAGCACTACCTCAGATGACCAGCTGCTGCCCGGCCTGGGTTGACTACGTTCAGAAGTACTACCCCGACCTGCTTGACCATGTGTCCAGTGCCAAGAGCCCGATGCAGATGGTTGGAGCTATCGAGAAGACTTTCTATGCCGAGAAGATGGGCATGGATCCTGCAAAGATGTATACCGTTGCCATAATGCCCTGTACCGCGAAGAAGTATGAATCCGATCGCGACGAGCATATGTACGCCAGCGGCTTCAGAGATGTGGATTTGGTGCTGACCACCCGCGAGTTCGCCCGTCTGATCAAGAGTCAGGGAATCGATTTCCTTTCTCTTGCCGAGGAAGAGGCCGACAGTCCGCTTGGTGAGTATAGCGGAGCCGGTACCATCTTTGGTGCCACCGGTGGTGTTATGGAAGCTGCAGTACGCACTGCCTACCATATTGTAACCGGTAATGAGCTTCAGAACGTTGAGGTAGACGTCGTTCGCGGTCTTTCTGAAATCAAGAAGGGAACGGTCGACTTTGACGGAACTCCGGTTCGCGTAGCTGTCGTTCACGGTCTGTCCCATGTCAAGGAAGTGATGGATGAGATCCGCGCTGCCAAGGCTGAGGGCAAGCAAGCTCCCTATGAGTTCATCGAGGTCATGGCTTGCCGCGGTGGTTGTATCGCCGGTGGCGGTCAGCCCTACGGTGCTACCGATAGTCTGCGCAAGGAACGCTCCGCCGGTCTGTATACCGACGACAAGAACAGCGCAGTGAGGCGCTCGCATGAGAATGAATCGATTCAGAAACTCTACGAGACCTACCTCGAAAAGCCGATGAGCCACAAGGCGCATCATCTCTTGCATACCACCTATCAGGAAATTCCTGTTTATAAGGCCTGA
- a CDS encoding NADH-quinone oxidoreductase subunit NuoF, translating to MAFRNYILVCGGTACESSRSDQIYQNLIEECKAQGIADEVQVVKTGCFGFCEQGPIVKILPEDSFYVKVTPEDAKELISEHVIKGREVTRLLYDKESSRKHAKVEDIKFYQKQFRIVLRNCGFIDPENIDEYIAREGYQGLEKALFEMTGEEIIEELKTAGLRGRGGAGFPTWMKWNFSRQVQNDTKYVVCNADEGDPGAYMDRSTCEGDPHSVLEAMTICGKTIGANQGFIYIRAEYPLAIHRLEIAMKQAREYGLLGKNILGSGFDFDIEIRLGAGAFVCGEETALLQSIEGKRGMPQPRPPFPAVKGLWGKPTVINNVETWANVPVILTKGGNWFNKIGTADSKGTKVFALTGKIRNSGLVEVPMGTTLREIIYDIGGGIAHDKKFKAVQTGGPSGGVITAENLDTPIDFGSLIRIGSMMGSGGMIVMDEDDCIVDVAKFYLNFSVDESCGKCAPCRIGGKSLCNILEKITAGNGTLKDLDTLANIGEAMKKGSLCALGQTTPNPVLSSIKHFKEEYLAHIVDKTCPSGKCKKLISYTINAEKCIGCTACARKCPVAAISGERKQVHVIDQSICIKCGVCMETCKFGAVEIH from the coding sequence ATGGCGTTCAGAAACTACATCTTGGTCTGCGGAGGTACTGCTTGTGAGTCAAGCCGCTCGGACCAGATTTACCAGAACCTGATAGAGGAGTGCAAGGCACAGGGAATCGCTGATGAAGTGCAGGTCGTCAAGACCGGCTGTTTCGGTTTCTGTGAGCAGGGCCCGATCGTCAAAATCCTTCCTGAGGACTCTTTCTATGTAAAAGTTACTCCCGAGGATGCCAAGGAGTTGATCAGCGAGCACGTTATCAAGGGCCGCGAAGTCACCCGTCTGCTGTACGACAAGGAATCCAGCCGCAAGCATGCCAAGGTTGAGGACATCAAGTTCTACCAGAAGCAATTTCGTATCGTACTGCGCAACTGCGGTTTTATCGATCCCGAAAACATTGATGAATACATTGCCCGTGAAGGCTACCAAGGTCTTGAAAAGGCTCTCTTTGAGATGACCGGTGAGGAAATTATCGAGGAGCTGAAGACTGCAGGCTTGCGCGGCCGCGGCGGTGCCGGCTTCCCCACCTGGATGAAATGGAATTTCTCCCGTCAAGTACAAAACGACACCAAGTATGTCGTTTGCAACGCCGACGAAGGGGACCCGGGTGCCTACATGGACCGCTCGACATGTGAAGGCGACCCGCATTCCGTGCTCGAAGCCATGACCATCTGCGGTAAGACCATCGGTGCAAACCAAGGCTTCATCTACATTCGTGCCGAGTATCCCTTGGCTATCCACCGCCTTGAAATTGCCATGAAGCAGGCACGTGAATACGGCCTCTTGGGCAAGAACATTCTGGGCAGCGGTTTTGATTTCGATATTGAAATTCGTCTTGGAGCCGGTGCGTTCGTCTGCGGTGAGGAAACTGCCCTGTTGCAGTCCATCGAAGGCAAGCGTGGCATGCCCCAGCCCCGTCCCCCATTCCCAGCGGTAAAAGGCTTGTGGGGTAAGCCGACGGTTATCAACAACGTTGAAACCTGGGCAAACGTCCCCGTTATTCTCACCAAGGGCGGCAACTGGTTCAATAAGATTGGTACTGCTGACAGCAAGGGAACCAAGGTTTTCGCCCTTACCGGCAAGATCCGCAACTCCGGCCTGGTAGAAGTTCCGATGGGAACCACCCTGCGTGAGATCATTTACGACATCGGCGGCGGCATTGCCCATGACAAAAAGTTCAAGGCTGTGCAGACCGGCGGTCCGTCAGGCGGCGTCATCACTGCAGAGAACCTCGACACCCCGATCGATTTCGGCTCGCTTATCCGTATCGGCTCGATGATGGGAAGCGGTGGTATGATCGTCATGGACGAGGACGACTGCATCGTCGACGTTGCGAAGTTCTACCTGAACTTCTCCGTTGATGAATCCTGCGGAAAATGTGCCCCGTGCAGAATCGGTGGAAAGTCCTTGTGCAACATCCTGGAGAAGATTACTGCAGGAAATGGCACGCTCAAGGATTTGGATACCCTTGCCAATATCGGCGAGGCAATGAAGAAGGGCAGTCTGTGTGCTCTGGGACAGACCACTCCAAACCCGGTCCTCTCTTCGATCAAACACTTCAAGGAAGAGTATCTCGCCCACATCGTGGACAAGACTTGCCCAAGCGGTAAGTGTAAGAAACTCATTTCCTACACGATCAATGCCGAGAAGTGTATCGGTTGTACGGCTTGTGCACGAAAGTGTCCCGTCGCTGCAATCTCAGGCGAACGAAAACAGGTTCATGTCATCGATCAGTCCATCTGCATCAAGTGTGGAGTCTGCATGGAGACCTGTAAGTTCGGCGCTGTCGAAATCCACTAG
- a CDS encoding (2Fe-2S) ferredoxin domain-containing protein, which produces MAKMTLEELRKLRDQKQSELQKRDIEGKDSRIVVGMGTCGIAAGAKVALDTFLQVLDEMKIENVSVTQTGCMGLCYVEPTIEVIVPGMPDVIYGKVDAATARKIVEQHIIGKQLVTDHMFDRPAADIIKKNGGK; this is translated from the coding sequence ATGGCAAAAATGACACTAGAGGAGCTGAGAAAGCTCAGGGACCAGAAGCAAAGCGAGCTGCAGAAGCGTGATATCGAGGGAAAGGATTCCCGCATTGTAGTGGGAATGGGTACTTGCGGTATTGCCGCCGGCGCCAAAGTCGCACTCGATACCTTCTTGCAGGTTCTGGACGAAATGAAAATTGAAAACGTATCGGTCACCCAGACCGGATGCATGGGCCTTTGCTATGTAGAGCCGACCATCGAGGTCATCGTTCCCGGCATGCCCGACGTAATCTATGGAAAAGTGGATGCTGCAACCGCTCGTAAGATCGTTGAACAGCACATCATTGGTAAGCAATTGGTGACCGACCACATGTTCGATCGGCCGGCAGCTGACATCATCAAGAAGAACGGGGGTAAATAA
- a CDS encoding ATP-binding protein produces MHICIDDYLLDIVQNSFEADSSQVELLIDQTEDRLDCTVRDNGKGMDAEVQKRVLDPFYTDGKKHSTRKVGLGLPFLIQACEACEGTFALHSEVGVGTTVEFSFNLAHLDAPPLGDLCATFVILLAHPLAKGFVIKRTISTQKGSGSYQLDKLELEEVLGSLTTSGTLNLLKEYVTSQEEDVRQYYASLNLHKQKAPLSKQQEM; encoded by the coding sequence ATGCATATCTGCATCGACGACTATCTGCTTGATATCGTACAAAACTCCTTCGAGGCAGACAGTTCACAGGTTGAACTGCTGATCGACCAAACCGAGGACAGATTGGACTGCACGGTTCGGGATAATGGGAAGGGGATGGATGCAGAGGTTCAGAAAAGGGTGCTCGACCCGTTCTACACGGATGGGAAGAAGCACAGTACGCGTAAGGTAGGATTGGGGTTGCCGTTTCTCATCCAGGCTTGTGAAGCCTGTGAAGGAACTTTCGCCCTCCATTCCGAAGTCGGGGTCGGTACCACCGTTGAATTCAGTTTCAATCTGGCCCACCTTGATGCCCCACCACTTGGGGATCTGTGTGCAACGTTCGTAATTCTGTTGGCTCACCCACTGGCAAAGGGGTTTGTCATCAAGCGGACGATCAGTACACAAAAAGGCTCGGGGAGCTACCAGCTGGATAAGTTGGAGCTTGAGGAAGTACTCGGAAGCCTGACCACCAGTGGGACCTTGAACCTGTTGAAGGAGTATGTGACTTCACAGGAAGAGGATGTTCGGCAATATTACGCAAGTCTGAATCTACACAAGCAAAAAGCGCCGCTTTCCAAACAACAGGAGATGTGA
- a CDS encoding complex I 24 kDa subunit family protein encodes MSDNNEFTFSPALVSFIKEWKTKPGNLIMVLHKVQQEQGYISREAADLVAAQLDVPLATIWGVVSFYHFFKLTKPGKHNIQVCLGTACYLKGAQPLIDEIDKQLHLPVGAVTEDGNFSLDAVRCVGCCGLAPVMTVGGEVFGKVTKDQISGIIAKFR; translated from the coding sequence ATGTCGGACAATAACGAATTCACGTTCTCACCCGCTCTGGTGTCTTTCATCAAGGAATGGAAAACCAAGCCGGGCAATCTCATCATGGTGCTCCATAAGGTACAGCAGGAACAGGGCTACATCTCCCGCGAGGCAGCGGATCTGGTGGCAGCTCAGCTCGATGTACCCTTGGCTACCATTTGGGGTGTCGTATCTTTCTACCACTTTTTCAAGTTGACAAAGCCGGGTAAGCACAACATCCAGGTATGTCTGGGAACAGCTTGTTATCTCAAGGGTGCACAGCCGCTCATTGACGAGATTGACAAGCAGCTTCATCTGCCTGTCGGAGCAGTTACCGAGGACGGCAACTTTTCCCTTGATGCGGTACGGTGTGTCGGTTGCTGCGGGCTTGCTCCCGTAATGACTGTCGGTGGAGAGGTTTTCGGCAAGGTCACTAAAGACCAGATTTCCGGAATCATCGCGAAGTTCAGGTAA
- a CDS encoding redox-sensing transcriptional repressor Rex yields MNNDQLIRITRYYRSLNRLKTIGLEKVFAHNLADAAGVSAAIVRKDFSQLGIHGQKRGGYEIHDLLISLGEILGKGDSQNCIIIGCGRIGKALMHYNGFEPDGIRIVAGFDSDPLVYSDASHPVPIYPISRIDEVVEALEVTAGIITVPEQAASDSYERLLKAGVLGILNFSPITLKPQAIEDGRIPVVHNINIALELEQIFYELKFPKAK; encoded by the coding sequence ATGAACAACGACCAACTCATACGAATCACCAGATACTACCGCTCGCTTAATCGTCTGAAGACCATCGGACTTGAGAAAGTGTTTGCACATAACCTAGCCGATGCAGCCGGTGTTTCAGCTGCAATTGTACGTAAAGATTTCTCCCAATTGGGAATCCATGGACAGAAACGCGGCGGCTATGAAATCCACGACCTACTGATTTCCTTGGGTGAAATCCTTGGCAAGGGAGACAGCCAGAACTGCATTATCATCGGCTGCGGGAGAATCGGAAAAGCGTTGATGCACTACAATGGCTTTGAGCCCGACGGCATCCGTATTGTTGCAGGGTTTGACAGCGATCCGCTGGTGTACAGCGATGCCTCGCATCCGGTGCCCATCTATCCTATCAGTCGTATCGATGAGGTGGTCGAAGCTCTGGAAGTCACTGCAGGCATCATCACCGTTCCTGAACAGGCAGCATCGGACAGCTATGAACGACTGCTCAAGGCAGGAGTCTTGGGAATCCTGAACTTCAGTCCCATCACTCTCAAGCCTCAGGCAATCGAGGACGGACGCATACCTGTCGTGCACAACATCAACATTGCCTTGGAGCTGGAGCAGATTTTCTACGAGCTCAAGTTCCCCAAGGCGAAGTAA
- a CDS encoding endonuclease/exonuclease/phosphatase family protein, translating into MVIVLLVFLILFSGCSCDIQDDPKHFRVLSYNVQNLFDAQLDGGEYPEYQDAKNWTDRSYRMRLTTLSTMLLSDRIGFPDAIILEEVEGLSVVQDLLSLHLGRKGYRWYAVAKGSDAAISVAIISRHPITSSLVHGSDGIRPVLQATIATQAGDICLFALHAKSQIGDGSELRLALAKAVGSAAQKHASSAVLLCGDFNEDPTSIWSTESGQPALVDMSHPDAGVYQNAGSLGLVGSSQQLSPALYYCPYLDQAWTSSVSGSCNWDGQWHRYDQILCNNKLFDGMGWEYESFTIQNLPSLCSSDGRPYAWNLNTLQGVSDHFPVLMTLKRR; encoded by the coding sequence ATGGTGATTGTACTTCTTGTTTTTCTGATACTCTTCTCCGGTTGTTCCTGCGATATCCAAGACGACCCGAAACATTTCCGTGTGCTTTCGTACAACGTGCAGAACCTCTTCGATGCACAGTTGGATGGAGGTGAATACCCGGAGTATCAAGATGCAAAAAATTGGACAGATCGTTCCTACCGCATGCGCCTTACCACACTCAGCACTATGCTCCTCAGTGATAGAATCGGTTTTCCCGATGCGATAATACTTGAGGAAGTTGAAGGACTTTCTGTGGTACAAGACTTGCTGTCCCTCCATCTGGGACGCAAAGGGTATCGTTGGTATGCTGTGGCAAAAGGCTCTGATGCTGCCATTTCTGTTGCCATCATCAGCCGCCACCCCATTACTTCTTCCCTGGTTCACGGCTCTGATGGTATCAGGCCGGTGCTTCAGGCAACCATTGCCACCCAAGCGGGAGATATCTGCCTGTTCGCCCTCCATGCCAAAAGTCAGATCGGGGATGGGTCGGAGCTTCGCCTTGCCCTTGCCAAGGCAGTAGGGTCGGCGGCACAGAAACATGCAAGCTCAGCCGTATTGTTGTGCGGGGACTTCAACGAGGATCCCACCAGCATATGGTCTACAGAAAGTGGGCAGCCGGCCCTGGTTGATATGAGTCACCCCGATGCAGGAGTGTATCAAAACGCCGGTTCACTGGGATTGGTCGGAAGCTCACAACAGCTCTCTCCCGCTCTCTACTACTGCCCCTATTTGGACCAGGCATGGACTAGCAGTGTTTCGGGATCCTGTAATTGGGACGGGCAGTGGCATCGGTACGACCAGATTTTGTGCAACAACAAATTGTTTGATGGTATGGGATGGGAGTATGAGAGCTTTACAATACAGAACCTGCCGTCATTGTGTAGCAGTGACGGCAGGCCCTATGCGTGGAATTTGAATACATTGCAAGGTGTCAGCGACCATTTCCCGGTCCTGATGACCCTGAAACGGCGCTGA
- a CDS encoding MFS transporter yields MPKTKYLSEAEKRVGRKHMYRQELYNGVAYSLLGDTIVYLLAIYFGAGNIALGYISSASYIAGIVLPFVPQMFHGRNQIKVQSLVWVLRGVVCLGYVGLFVISGDLAVLLLLFVYTLFNIFRMIGIALNDSTLKNISSVSNRGKVVANVNAAYQSSSIVVRCLTALILGVQRFGGLAGLVGLQIFGVIVNFAASREMSLIPSRSTIVFKKGRTVMVLFKEAMAQQMFRRRLILRWLSTAVAVIFGLTTPFLRIELGLSNSVVVLYSVVLGVSVIAASFVSKQFSDRLGSRPLVFFSTLFALFFFMAWVLITKSVNPIWFFVLGFFTNFFVALISLLTFRLVAQVMPDDETVPFNSMVNFVIAIIAFFVGIFSGFLADKGDIARSLFVLDGRVAGNGYTLVFLFAIALTMIEVLVATRLQEVGAYSSQEAAQVIFSMHGIRAVSMIEKLERTNDPAKRRFLMLSLGENFNNLATSELKQILASPFSPDKLEAVRTLADRPRKSLLDDVIKVARDDDSYVQLDAIAALGSYRKEEKAKDALLQLMLHGRWSSVRSMASKSLARITESTEYLSLVNELSHSAKHIDEVIDYLIAKRFMDKSGSFYQEFFLSIDQGRSATFRQTRYAVIASFLKFGSPRLAGLYEQMNLGTPKDFLSPFLTEARDLNQIDLYFNEVLSYFKNQDWVALRDFCLGILEVSDVGFDPCFDNLKKGLLRAREMDIATFDVQDALAMLYFSYSLGKNAKS; encoded by the coding sequence ATGCCCAAGACAAAATACCTCAGCGAGGCAGAAAAACGAGTTGGTAGGAAGCATATGTACCGCCAGGAGCTGTACAACGGTGTTGCTTACAGCTTGCTTGGCGATACTATTGTGTATCTCTTGGCTATCTACTTCGGCGCCGGCAATATTGCCTTGGGCTACATCTCGTCGGCCAGCTACATAGCCGGTATCGTCCTTCCCTTTGTTCCGCAAATGTTTCACGGCCGTAACCAAATCAAAGTACAATCGCTGGTTTGGGTATTGCGCGGTGTGGTGTGCTTGGGGTATGTAGGCTTGTTCGTCATCTCGGGTGACTTGGCCGTACTCCTACTTTTGTTCGTGTACACGTTGTTCAACATCTTCCGTATGATCGGCATCGCCCTTAACGACTCGACGCTGAAGAACATCAGCAGTGTCTCCAACCGAGGCAAGGTGGTGGCCAATGTGAACGCTGCCTATCAGAGTTCCTCAATTGTGGTCCGCTGCCTTACCGCACTTATATTGGGCGTTCAGCGCTTTGGCGGCTTGGCGGGCCTCGTCGGACTGCAAATTTTTGGAGTAATCGTCAATTTTGCCGCCAGCCGCGAGATGTCCCTCATCCCATCACGAAGCACCATCGTCTTCAAGAAGGGGAGAACCGTCATGGTTCTCTTCAAAGAAGCTATGGCCCAGCAAATGTTCCGTCGCCGCTTGATCCTGCGTTGGCTTTCTACCGCTGTAGCCGTTATTTTCGGTCTTACCACACCGTTCTTGCGCATTGAACTGGGACTCTCCAATTCAGTGGTCGTTTTGTATTCGGTGGTTCTCGGTGTTTCAGTCATTGCTGCCAGTTTTGTCAGCAAACAGTTCTCCGACCGCCTTGGTTCCCGGCCCTTGGTATTCTTCTCGACCCTGTTCGCCCTTTTCTTTTTTATGGCCTGGGTCCTGATTACCAAATCAGTCAATCCAATATGGTTTTTCGTGCTGGGTTTCTTCACCAATTTCTTTGTCGCCCTGATCAGCTTGTTGACCTTCCGCCTGGTCGCCCAGGTCATGCCCGATGATGAGACGGTTCCCTTCAATTCCATGGTCAATTTTGTCATAGCCATCATTGCGTTCTTTGTCGGAATCTTCAGTGGATTTTTGGCCGATAAAGGCGATATTGCCCGCAGTCTGTTTGTGCTCGATGGAAGAGTAGCCGGCAACGGCTATACGCTGGTCTTTCTGTTTGCAATCGCCCTGACCATGATTGAAGTTCTCGTGGCAACCAGATTGCAGGAAGTAGGAGCCTATTCATCCCAGGAAGCTGCACAGGTCATATTCTCGATGCACGGCATCCGTGCTGTTTCCATGATCGAAAAGCTTGAGAGAACCAACGATCCGGCAAAACGCCGCTTTTTGATGCTCAGTTTGGGAGAAAACTTCAACAACCTTGCCACCAGCGAACTGAAGCAGATTTTGGCCAGCCCATTCTCTCCAGATAAGCTGGAGGCGGTACGTACGCTTGCAGACAGGCCGAGAAAATCACTTTTGGACGATGTGATCAAAGTGGCCCGTGACGACGATTCCTATGTCCAGCTCGATGCCATAGCCGCTCTGGGATCGTATCGCAAGGAAGAGAAGGCCAAGGATGCCCTCCTTCAGCTGATGCTGCACGGTAGATGGTCATCAGTACGTTCCATGGCCAGCAAGAGCTTGGCGCGGATTACCGAAAGTACCGAATATTTGAGCTTGGTCAATGAGCTCAGCCACTCGGCTAAACACATCGATGAAGTCATCGATTACTTAATTGCCAAGCGCTTCATGGACAAGAGTGGCTCCTTTTATCAGGAGTTCTTCCTCTCGATCGACCAAGGGCGCAGCGCCACTTTCCGTCAGACCCGTTATGCGGTCATCGCAAGTTTCTTGAAATTCGGCTCCCCCCGGCTAGCCGGGCTCTATGAGCAGATGAACTTGGGAACTCCGAAGGATTTCCTTTCTCCTTTCCTTACCGAAGCACGAGACCTGAACCAGATTGACCTCTATTTCAACGAAGTACTGTCTTATTTTAAAAATCAGGATTGGGTGGCGCTCAGGGACTTCTGTCTGGGCATCCTTGAAGTCAGTGATGTCGGTTTCGACCCCTGCTTCGACAACCTGAAGAAAGGCCTTCTCCGGGCTAGGGAAATGGACATTGCTACATTCGATGTCCAGGATGCCCTGGCAATGCTGTATTTCAGTTATTCATTGGGAAAGAACGCCAAGAGCTGA